The genomic region GGTGATGGTGACGCCGACCACGAGCATCGCCAGGAGCTTCACCAGCGACTCAAGTGCTATCGCCGCCACCAGGCCGTCGTGGCGCTCGGTCGAGGCGAGGTGCCTCGCGCCGAAGACCACGCTGAACAGGGCCAAAAGCGCCGCCGTGAAGAGCCCGGGGTGGGGGGAGGGGATGTAGACCCGCTCCATGACGCCGACGTGGAAGTCGTGGTAGCCGGTGATGATGGTGAAGGCGGTGGCGACCGCCTTCAGTTGCAGCGCTATGTAGGGCATGATCCCCATCATCGTGATCACCGTGATCATGGCTCCCAGCCACTGCGAACTGCCGTAGCGGGAGCTGATGAAGTCGGCGATGGAGGTGATGTTGTTTTCCTTGGAGATCCGGACGATCTTCTTGAGCAGGAACCACCAGGTGAAGGCGGTGAGCGTGGGGCCCAGGTAGATGGGGAGAAAGTCGATGCCTGTGGTAGCGGCCTTGCCGACGCTGCCGTAGAAGGTCCAGGAGGTGGCGTAGACGGCGATGGAGAGGGCGTAGACGGCGGGATTGGCCGTGATGCTCCTCCCTTCACGCTGTCTCTGGTCGGCGTAGTAGGCGACCGAGAAAAGGATGACGATATAGACGAGCGCCGTGCCCCAGACCCAGTTGACATCGAGCATCAGCTGCGCCCCCTGTCGTCAGTGTCCTTGCGAGCGGCGCGGCTGAAGAGGTAGACGATGAAGATTGAGAACATCCAGCCCCAGAGCAGGTAAAGGTAAAGCAGCGGGATTCCGAAGGGGAAAGCGGGTTTGTTGAAGATGCTGATGAACGGGTAGTTCATCATGATCATGCCGAGCACGAAGCAGATCACCCAGGTGTCCTTGAGCTCTAGCCTTTTGACCAGGAGTTCGCCGATGGCAGTCTTCATCACAGTAACCCCATTGCTCGCAGCACCAGGTCGGTCCCGGTGGAAAGGGGGAGGGCGGAGTCGACGCTGATGGACTCACCCGGCTGCGGCGCCTCGAATTCGGCCTGCTGCCGGTGAAAGTGCTCCCACCTGCCGTCGGAGACCTCGTTCGGGTCGCCGCGGCGCGCCTCCAGCCGCTGTCTGGTTACCTCCTCGGGGCAGCTGGTCTCAACCGTGTAGCAGGGGACTCCCAGCTTCGCGGCGAGACTACGGAAGCTTTCCCTGTCGGCGGCGCGCCGGAAAGTGGCGTCCGCCACCACGCCTTTGCCCGCCTTGAGCGCCTCTTCCGCCTGGGCGAGAAGTGCCGCGTAGGTGGCGCGGTCCATCTCCGCGTTGTAGATCCCCCCGCGGTACTCTTCGGCCACCGGCTGCAGGGGAAGGCCGGCCACTTCCTTGCGCAGCAGGTCCGAGCGCCGCAGCAGGAAACCGAGCTCCATGGCAAGCTCGCGGGCGAGCGTACTCTTGCCGCTTCCCATGAGCCCGCAGGTGATCACCAGGGAGGGTTTGACCCGGTCCCTGAACGTGTAGCCGCGGGCCAGCCTGAAATAGCGCCGCGCCGTCTCCCGCTTCGCGGCGAGTTCCTGGGGGGGGAGTGCTGGGTCGTTCAGGAGGAAGCTGGTCACCTTGCCGCGCACGAAGGCGCGGTTGGCCTTGTAGAAAGGGAGCAGCTCTCCCATCTCCCGATCCCCCGTGGCCTGCTGGTAGACAGCCAAGAGCGCCTCCGACAGATCCGGCCGCCCCGCGTACTCCAGGTCCATCAGCAAGAAGGAGAGGTCCGCGGCCGTGTCTATGTAGCGAAAGCGCTCGTTGAACTCGATGCAGTCGAAGATGGAGACCTGGTCGGTCAGGCAGATGTTGCCGCAGTGCAGGTCGCCGTCGCATTCCCTGATGAACCCCTGCGCCACCCGCCGGCGGAACTGCTCCCCGTTTTGCTCAAGGAACCGCTCCGTCCAGCTCCGGATCTCAGCAAGCTCGGATGCGGATACGGTCACCCCCGCGAAGGGTGCCGCCTGCCGGAAGTTCTCATCCCAGTTGCCGCGGATCGCGCTTGTCGAGCCGCAGGCGTCGATCCGCTCTCCCCGCTCGGCCTGCGCGTGGAAGTCGGCCACCTTCCGGGCGATCCGGGTCATCTCGTCGACGCCGGCCTCCCCCCGCTCCAAAAGGTGCACCAGCATCCGTTCCTCGGGTAGCCGTTTCATCTTCACCGCGTAGTCGAGGATCTCTTCCCCGCCGGCGAAGGAGGCACCTTGTGGGGTCAGCCGCAGTTCCACGACGCCAAGGTAGAGGTCGGGGCAGAGGCGGCGGTTCAGCCGCACCTCCTCCTCGCAGTAGAAGCGCCTGCGGTCAAGCGTGGTGAAATTGAGAAATCCGTAATCGACGGGCTTTTTCACCTTGTATACGAAGCGGTCGGTGACGAAGATGAACGAGACGTGGGTCTCGATCAGGCGCACCCCGGCCGTGGGCTCCGGATAGGCCTTTGCTTCAAGTAGCGATTTTATAAGCTTTCGAACCATTGTTTTGCCGTTAAGCCGATGATTTGACTACAGAATACTACCATAGAGCACTAAAGGCGCAACAGTATAAAATACAGCAAATGTTGTTTGACGCTTCTACCTATTTATGTTAGCTTTTCGTGTAATTAGCCGCGCCATCCCTAGGATACTGTATCCTACAGGGGTGCCGCGTTTTTTCGGTTTTTGCCGCGGAAATCTACCGACCACAGGTACCTCATGACCAAGAAGTGTCTAGCGCTCCTTTCCCTCACATTGTTAATTAACGCCTGCGCCAGCGAGCGTGCCACCGGCACGGTCCCTTCGGCCGGGCTCGAGGCTGTCGCTGCCCCCTCGGCCGGTGCTGGAGAGGGGCGCACCATGTACCTCTTCGCCCTGGCGCGGCTGCGTGCCACCGAGGGGGACCAGGACGCGGCGCTGGCGCTCTTGCGCCAGGCTCTGGAGTCCGACCCGGGCTCCGCCTTCCTGCACACGGCTGCGGCCCAGATCCTGATGCAGCAGAACAAGCCGGAAGAGGCGCTGGCCGAAAGCCAGGCAGCCATAAAGATCGACCCGGCCTCAGTTCAGGCGCAGCTTCTGTCGGGCAACATCCTTATGACCATGCAGCGCGAGAAGGAGGCCATCCCCTACTTCAAGAAAGTGATGGAACTCGACCCGGACAAGGAAGAGGTCTACCTTCACGTCGCCATCTACTACCTGAAGAGCTTCGAGTACGAGCAGGCGGTCGACACCCTGAAGGGGCTGGTCAAGGCGTCGCCGGACTCGGCGCTCGGCTACTATTACCTCGCCAAGACCTACGAGCAGATGCGCCTGCCGCGCGAGGCGCTCGGCTACTACAAGAAGGCCCTCGACCTCAAACCCGACTTCGAGCAGGCCCTGATCGAGATGGGGATCTCCCAGGAGACCCAGGGGCTGATCACCGACGCCATAGAGAGCTACAAGGGGCTTCTCGACATCAACCCTGCCAACGCGAATGTGGTGCAGCACCTGGCGCAGCTCTACATACAGCAGAAGCGGCTTCCCGAAGCGCTCGCCCTGTTGCAGGACAAAGGGGGGAAGACCCTGGAAAACTCCAGGAAGATCGGGTTGTTGCTGCTTGAGCTGGAGCGCTATGACGAGGCGGTGAAGACCTTCCAGGAGATCCTCGACGTGGAGCCTGCGGCGCAGCAGGTCCGCTTTTACCTGGCCACCGCCTATGAGGAAAAGGAGGACGCTGACCAGGCAATCGCAGAGTTCCAGAAGATCCCCAAGGATTCTCCCTACTACCTGGACGCCGCCGGCCACCTGGCCTACCTGTACAAGGAAAAGGGGACCCCGGAGAAGGGTGTCGCCCTTTTGAAGGAAGAGATCAAGGATCAACCGGAAAGGGTCGAGCCCTACCTGCACCTGGCGGGCCTCTACGAAACCATGGAGCGCTACCGGGAAGGGGTGGACACGCTGAAGTCCATGGACGCCAAGCTCCAGAGCGACCCCCGCGTCCTGTTCCGCCTGGGCATCCTCTACGACAAGCTGGGAGAGAAGGAGCAGTCGGTCGCCATGATGAAGCGGGTCATAGCCGCGAACCCCAACGACGCCAACGCGCTCAACTACCTGGGGTACACCTATGCGGAGATGGGGGTGAACCTCGAGGAGGCTCTTTCCTACCTGAAAAAGGCGGTCGAGTTGAAGCCCGACGACGGCTTCATCCTGGACAGCCTCGGCTGGACCTACTTCAAGCTGAAGCGCTACAACGATGCGGTGTCGCAACTTGAGCGGGCCGCGGAGCTCTCCGAAGGAGACGCCACGGTGCTCGGGCATCTGGCCGACGCCTACTGCGCTTCCCGTGCCTACAAAAAGGCGCTGCCGCTGTACCGCAAGCTGCAAAAGCTCGAGCCGGAGCGAAACGCCGAGTTCGCCGAGAAGATCAGGCACTGCCGCCAGGAGAGCGGGGAGAAATGACCCTTTCCCGCTGTCTCCCCCTCCTTCTTGCCCTCATGTTTTTTGCCGGCTGCTCCCAGGGTGCGCCCGAGGAAAAGGCGCGCGCGCAAGGGGGGGCGGCCGCTCGAGGCAGCTCCTTTGTCACAGGGAGCATCGGCGAGCCCTCGAACCTGATACCGATTCTCTCCGCCGATTCCGCCTCAAGCGACGTGGCGGGCCTGGTCTACAACGGGCTGGTGCGCTACGACAAGAACCTGAAGCTGGAAGGGGACCTGGCCCAGTCGTGGGAGGTTTCCCCGGACGGCCTCGGCATCACCTTCCACCTGCGCCGCGGCGTCAAGTGGCACGACGGCCACGAATTCACCTCCCGTGACGTCCTCTATACCTACCGGGTCACCATCGATCCCAAGACGCCGACCGCTTATGCGGAGGACTTCAAGCAGGTGCAGACCGCGCAGGCGGTCGACCCCTACACCTTCAAGGTGCGCTACGCGAAGCCCTTCGCCCCGGCCCTGGCCTCCTGGGGGATGCCGGTGCTCCCGGCGCACCTTCTGGAAGGAAAGGACATCACTAAGAGCCCGCTCTCGAGGAAACCGGTCGGAACCGGCCCCTACATCTTCAAGGAATGGGTCCCGGGGCAGAGGCTGGTCCTGGAAGCAAACCCTCACTACTACGAGGGGGCTCCGCACCTCTCCCCCTACGTCTACCGGATCATCCCGGACAACTCCACCATGTACATGGAGCTCAAGGCGGGCGGCATCGACATGATGGGGCTCTCCCCGGTGCAGTACCAGCGCCAGACCGGGAGCCGGGAATTCCTGGCCCGTTTCAACAAGTACCGCTACCCGGCCTCCGCTTACACCTATCTCGGGTACAACCTGAGGCTCCCCATGTTCCAGGACGTCAGGGTGCGCCGCGCGCTCACCTGCGCCATCAACAAGGAGGAGATCATCCAGGGGGTCCTGCTCGGCATGGGGCAGGTGGCGCACGGCCCCTACAAGCCTGGGACCTGGGCCTGGAAGCCGAAGGTCGACGCAGACCCGGGGTACGACCCGGCGCGCGCCTCGGCTCTTTTGAAGGAAGCCGGGTACGTGATGGGGCAAGACGGCATCCTGGTGAAGGACGGCAAGCCTTTGAGCTTCACCATCATGACCAACCAGGGTAACGACCAGAGGCTCAAGTGCGCACAGATCATCCAGCGGCGCCTGAAGCGGGTCGGCATCGACGTGAAGATCCGGGTCATGGAATGGGCCTCCTTCCTCACCAACTTCATCGACAAGGGAAGGTTCGAAGCGGTTCTGCTCGGCTGGACCATCTCTCAGGACCCCGACCTCTACGACGTATGGCATTCGTCGAAGACCGGCCCCAAGGAGCTCAACTTCATCGGCTACAAGAACACCGAGCTGGACCGGCTGATCATCGAGGGGCGCGGCACCTTCGACCTGGCGAAGCGGCGCGACTGCTACTACCGCATACAGGAGATACTGGCCCAGGACCAGCCCTACACCTTCCTGTACGTTCCGGACGCGCTGCCGGTGGTCTCCTCAAGGATCAAGGGGATTGAGCCTGCGCCTGCCGGGATCAGCTACAACCTGATCAAGTGGTACGTAGAGCAATGAACCAATTGACGTCGAGAACCAATTGAGAATTGACAATTGACGATTGACAACTAAACCCGGCGGGAGAGACCACCCGCCGTAACTTCAAGCGTAACCTGCGACAACTATGGCCAATTACCTGATAAAACGCATCCTCATGCTCTTTCCGCTTCTGCTCG from Citrifermentans bremense harbors:
- a CDS encoding tetratricopeptide repeat protein — its product is MTKKCLALLSLTLLINACASERATGTVPSAGLEAVAAPSAGAGEGRTMYLFALARLRATEGDQDAALALLRQALESDPGSAFLHTAAAQILMQQNKPEEALAESQAAIKIDPASVQAQLLSGNILMTMQREKEAIPYFKKVMELDPDKEEVYLHVAIYYLKSFEYEQAVDTLKGLVKASPDSALGYYYLAKTYEQMRLPREALGYYKKALDLKPDFEQALIEMGISQETQGLITDAIESYKGLLDINPANANVVQHLAQLYIQQKRLPEALALLQDKGGKTLENSRKIGLLLLELERYDEAVKTFQEILDVEPAAQQVRFYLATAYEEKEDADQAIAEFQKIPKDSPYYLDAAGHLAYLYKEKGTPEKGVALLKEEIKDQPERVEPYLHLAGLYETMERYREGVDTLKSMDAKLQSDPRVLFRLGILYDKLGEKEQSVAMMKRVIAANPNDANALNYLGYTYAEMGVNLEEALSYLKKAVELKPDDGFILDSLGWTYFKLKRYNDAVSQLERAAELSEGDATVLGHLADAYCASRAYKKALPLYRKLQKLEPERNAEFAEKIRHCRQESGEK
- a CDS encoding peptide-binding protein; the protein is MTLSRCLPLLLALMFFAGCSQGAPEEKARAQGGAAARGSSFVTGSIGEPSNLIPILSADSASSDVAGLVYNGLVRYDKNLKLEGDLAQSWEVSPDGLGITFHLRRGVKWHDGHEFTSRDVLYTYRVTIDPKTPTAYAEDFKQVQTAQAVDPYTFKVRYAKPFAPALASWGMPVLPAHLLEGKDITKSPLSRKPVGTGPYIFKEWVPGQRLVLEANPHYYEGAPHLSPYVYRIIPDNSTMYMELKAGGIDMMGLSPVQYQRQTGSREFLARFNKYRYPASAYTYLGYNLRLPMFQDVRVRRALTCAINKEEIIQGVLLGMGQVAHGPYKPGTWAWKPKVDADPGYDPARASALLKEAGYVMGQDGILVKDGKPLSFTIMTNQGNDQRLKCAQIIQRRLKRVGIDVKIRVMEWASFLTNFIDKGRFEAVLLGWTISQDPDLYDVWHSSKTGPKELNFIGYKNTELDRLIIEGRGTFDLAKRRDCYYRIQEILAQDQPYTFLYVPDALPVVSSRIKGIEPAPAGISYNLIKWYVEQ
- a CDS encoding bifunctional aminoglycoside phosphotransferase/ATP-binding protein, with the translated sequence MVRKLIKSLLEAKAYPEPTAGVRLIETHVSFIFVTDRFVYKVKKPVDYGFLNFTTLDRRRFYCEEEVRLNRRLCPDLYLGVVELRLTPQGASFAGGEEILDYAVKMKRLPEERMLVHLLERGEAGVDEMTRIARKVADFHAQAERGERIDACGSTSAIRGNWDENFRQAAPFAGVTVSASELAEIRSWTERFLEQNGEQFRRRVAQGFIRECDGDLHCGNICLTDQVSIFDCIEFNERFRYIDTAADLSFLLMDLEYAGRPDLSEALLAVYQQATGDREMGELLPFYKANRAFVRGKVTSFLLNDPALPPQELAAKRETARRYFRLARGYTFRDRVKPSLVITCGLMGSGKSTLARELAMELGFLLRRSDLLRKEVAGLPLQPVAEEYRGGIYNAEMDRATYAALLAQAEEALKAGKGVVADATFRRAADRESFRSLAAKLGVPCYTVETSCPEEVTRQRLEARRGDPNEVSDGRWEHFHRQQAEFEAPQPGESISVDSALPLSTGTDLVLRAMGLL